From Pelosinus fermentans DSM 17108, the proteins below share one genomic window:
- a CDS encoding efflux RND transporter permease subunit codes for MGQGTCPRVPISAPSTITRFNGLPAVQLSGSPAAGYSSGQALAALEEVAAQTVRLATR; via the coding sequence ATGGGACAGGGAACCTGTCCCCGTGTCCCAATTAGTGCCCCGTCAACCATTACCAGGTTTAACGGCCTCCCCGCCGTCCAATTGAGTGGCAGCCCGGCAGCAGGCTACAGCTCGGGCCAGGCCTTAGCAGCGCTGGAAGAAGTGGCAGCGCAAACAGTAAGGTTAGCAACACGCTAA